The Arthrobacter sp. NicSoilC5 genome has a window encoding:
- the pdhA gene encoding pyruvate dehydrogenase (acetyl-transferring) E1 component subunit alpha, whose product MGTHLPSTEFDGTAVDDQREADAEAVMGEPAAQMVQLLGPDGKLGTDPVFSDYADKLTPEALRGLYADMAAIRRFDVEATALQRQGQLALWVPLTGQEAAQIGSGRASQPQDYIFPTYREHGVALTRNVDLAELLRQFRGVSNGGWNPKDTNFHLYTLVLAAQTLHAVGYAMGIQRDQKLAAASNAAGREPDAAVIAYFGDGASSEGDVHESMVFASSYKAPVVFFCQNNHWAISVPTNVQTRVPLSNRAKGYGFPGIRVDGNDVIAVHAVTEWALEHARQGKGPVLIEAFTYRVGAHTTADDPTKYRQSAEEDAWRAKDPLARLEKYLRAEGLADDAYFAKVKADGDELAAYVRRTAHDLENPDIRQAFASVYREAHPLVAEELAWFEEYSAGFAGEEESAGQAAKAGH is encoded by the coding sequence ATGGGCACTCATCTGCCTTCCACCGAGTTCGACGGAACAGCGGTAGACGACCAGCGGGAAGCCGATGCTGAAGCCGTGATGGGCGAGCCCGCGGCCCAGATGGTGCAGCTGCTCGGCCCCGACGGGAAACTGGGCACCGATCCGGTCTTCAGCGACTACGCGGACAAGCTCACCCCTGAGGCCCTCCGCGGCCTGTACGCCGACATGGCCGCGATCCGCCGGTTCGACGTCGAAGCGACCGCCCTCCAGCGCCAGGGCCAGCTGGCGCTGTGGGTCCCGCTGACCGGCCAGGAGGCAGCACAGATCGGATCGGGCAGGGCCAGCCAGCCGCAGGACTACATCTTCCCCACCTACCGCGAGCACGGCGTGGCCCTTACGCGCAACGTGGACCTGGCCGAACTCCTGCGCCAGTTCCGCGGTGTTTCAAACGGCGGCTGGAACCCCAAGGACACCAACTTCCACCTGTACACGCTGGTCCTGGCTGCGCAGACCCTCCACGCCGTGGGCTACGCGATGGGGATCCAGCGTGACCAGAAGCTCGCCGCCGCATCGAATGCGGCAGGCCGGGAGCCGGATGCCGCCGTCATCGCGTACTTCGGCGATGGTGCCAGCTCGGAAGGCGACGTCCACGAGTCCATGGTGTTCGCTTCCTCCTACAAGGCCCCCGTGGTGTTCTTCTGCCAGAACAACCACTGGGCCATCTCCGTGCCCACCAACGTCCAGACCCGGGTCCCGCTGTCCAACCGGGCAAAGGGCTACGGGTTCCCCGGCATCCGGGTCGACGGAAATGACGTAATCGCCGTGCACGCAGTTACCGAGTGGGCCCTGGAGCACGCCCGCCAGGGCAAGGGCCCGGTCCTCATCGAAGCCTTCACCTACAGGGTCGGGGCACACACCACGGCAGACGATCCCACCAAGTACCGGCAGTCGGCGGAGGAAGATGCCTGGCGCGCCAAGGACCCGCTGGCGCGTCTGGAGAAGTATTTGCGTGCCGAGGGCCTTGCGGACGACGCCTACTTTGCCAAGGTCAAGGCCGACGGCGACGAACTGGCCGCGTACGTCCGGCGTACCGCCCACGACCTTGAAAACCCGGATATCCGGCAGGCCTTCGCCAGCGTCTACAGGGAGGCCCACCCGCTGGTCGCCGAGGAACTGGCGTGGTTCGAGGAATACAGCGCAGGATTCGCCGGCGAGGAAGAGTCCGCCGGGCAGGCAGCAAAGGCAGGCCACTGA
- a CDS encoding NADPH-dependent FMN reductase: MTKSTVLTLVGSLRAESTNQKLAEAIQLNAPEQVDVVIHESLGNIPFYNEDIDVEGQVPAAAAALRAAAEEADTVLLVTPEHNGTVPAALKNAIDWLSRPFGAGALAGKPTAVVGTAFGQYGGVWAQDEARKAAGIAGARILEDVKLAVPGSMVRFAEVHPKDDAEVVEQIKGIFDTLAAAAPAA, translated from the coding sequence ATGACCAAGAGCACAGTACTTACCCTTGTCGGCAGCCTCCGCGCCGAGTCCACCAACCAGAAGCTGGCCGAAGCCATCCAGCTCAACGCCCCGGAGCAGGTGGACGTGGTGATCCACGAGAGCCTGGGCAACATCCCGTTCTACAACGAGGACATCGACGTCGAGGGCCAGGTCCCTGCCGCCGCCGCAGCCCTGCGCGCCGCAGCCGAGGAAGCCGACACCGTCCTGCTGGTCACCCCCGAGCACAACGGCACGGTTCCCGCCGCCCTGAAGAACGCCATCGACTGGCTGTCCCGCCCCTTCGGCGCCGGCGCCCTGGCAGGCAAGCCCACCGCCGTCGTCGGCACCGCGTTTGGCCAGTACGGCGGCGTCTGGGCCCAGGATGAGGCCCGCAAGGCTGCCGGCATTGCAGGTGCCCGGATCCTGGAGGACGTCAAGCTCGCCGTCCCCGGTTCCATGGTGCGCTTCGCCGAAGTCCACCCCAAGGACGACGCTGAGGTTGTAGAGCAGATCAAGGGCATCTTCGACACCCTTGCCGCAGCAGCTCCCGCCGCCTAG
- a CDS encoding phosphatase PAP2 family protein produces the protein MAIDNGAIRVRNRTARWLTEVFQPPVVVSLQLLISPLAQPGFPGTIGYGALAALFVCVLPLMVLLVLVRLGKVTDHHVSDRKQRAPVLLMALGCIAVGLLVLGAVDAPESVFAMVLAVVGGVAVLAVVSPFWKMSGHAAAVSCAAVVSVLMLGAAWAPLLLLIPAVSWSRVVLRAHSLAQVVAGSLFGGLVMAGIWWVLQGWLVA, from the coding sequence GTGGCAATAGACAACGGGGCAATCCGGGTCAGGAACCGCACAGCCAGGTGGCTGACGGAGGTCTTCCAGCCTCCGGTGGTGGTTTCCCTGCAGCTGCTGATCAGCCCGCTGGCCCAGCCGGGTTTCCCGGGAACCATCGGCTACGGCGCGCTGGCGGCCCTCTTCGTGTGCGTGCTTCCGCTGATGGTGCTGCTGGTCCTGGTCAGGCTGGGCAAGGTCACGGACCACCATGTAAGCGACCGGAAGCAGCGTGCACCCGTGCTGCTGATGGCGCTGGGCTGCATCGCCGTAGGGCTGCTGGTACTGGGCGCCGTGGATGCGCCGGAGAGCGTCTTTGCGATGGTCCTGGCGGTGGTGGGCGGCGTGGCGGTACTGGCGGTGGTCAGTCCGTTTTGGAAGATGAGCGGCCACGCCGCTGCCGTGTCCTGCGCCGCCGTCGTATCCGTGCTGATGCTCGGCGCCGCGTGGGCACCGCTGCTGCTCCTGATCCCGGCAGTCAGCTGGTCACGTGTGGTTCTGCGGGCCCATTCCCTGGCCCAAGTGGTGGCCGGATCGCTCTTCGGGGGGCTGGTGATGGCCGGGATCTGGTGGGTGCTGCAGGGCTGGCTGGTGGCCTGA
- a CDS encoding histidinol-phosphate transaminase, translated as MTSSDTRAGGIAPRPVLDRLPRYAAGRPPAAVSGLASYKLSSNENPLPPIPAVLEAIAGQTDFNRYPDPLSTKLRAALADFLGVPAEDIVTGAGSLGALNQILAAFAGQNEDGKADEVIYAWRSFEAYPISVGLAGAESVRIPVTAEGRHDLGAMAAAVSARTKVILLCTPNNPTGPALTAAETEAFIRSIPADVVVVIDEAYQEFVRAEDAVDGIDLYRKYPNVVVLRTFSKAHGLAGLRVGYSVSNPGLTQYLRVAATPFAVSQIAEKAAIVSLENYAQVVERVQKLVDERTRVTEGLRGLGWAVPDAQGNFVWLALGAESTAFAELAGTRALSVRAFAGEGVRVSIGEPEANTRFLQLCADYTKAPATS; from the coding sequence ATGACTTCATCTGATACCAGGGCGGGCGGCATCGCACCCCGCCCGGTGCTGGACCGGCTGCCCCGCTACGCGGCAGGAAGACCGCCGGCCGCCGTCAGCGGTCTTGCCAGCTACAAGCTGTCCTCCAACGAAAACCCACTGCCGCCCATCCCGGCCGTCCTCGAGGCCATCGCCGGCCAGACGGACTTCAACCGGTACCCGGACCCGCTGAGCACCAAGCTCCGCGCGGCGCTCGCGGATTTCCTGGGCGTACCGGCGGAGGACATCGTCACTGGAGCGGGAAGCCTGGGTGCCCTGAACCAGATCCTGGCTGCTTTTGCCGGCCAGAACGAGGACGGCAAAGCGGACGAGGTCATCTATGCGTGGCGGTCCTTTGAGGCCTACCCCATCAGCGTGGGCCTGGCAGGCGCAGAGAGCGTGCGCATTCCGGTGACCGCCGAGGGACGGCATGACCTCGGGGCCATGGCGGCCGCGGTAAGCGCCCGCACCAAAGTCATCCTGCTCTGCACGCCCAACAACCCCACCGGCCCTGCCCTTACTGCAGCCGAAACCGAAGCGTTTATCCGCTCCATCCCGGCAGACGTGGTGGTGGTCATCGATGAGGCCTATCAGGAGTTCGTCAGGGCGGAGGACGCCGTGGACGGGATTGACCTTTACCGGAAATATCCCAACGTGGTGGTGCTCCGTACTTTCTCCAAGGCGCACGGCCTGGCAGGGCTCCGCGTTGGCTACAGCGTCTCCAACCCCGGTCTGACCCAGTACCTCAGGGTCGCCGCAACACCTTTCGCGGTATCCCAGATAGCCGAAAAGGCAGCGATCGTTTCCCTTGAGAACTACGCCCAGGTTGTGGAAAGGGTACAAAAACTCGTGGATGAGCGGACCCGGGTAACCGAGGGTCTCCGGGGCCTGGGCTGGGCGGTACCGGATGCCCAGGGAAACTTCGTGTGGCTCGCGCTTGGCGCCGAAAGTACTGCTTTCGCAGAGCTGGCAGGGACACGCGCCCTGTCCGTCCGGGCATTCGCCGGAGAGGGCGTGCGGGTCAGCATCGGAGAACCCGAAGCGAACACCCGATTCCTTCAGTTGTGTGCCGACTATACAAAGGCACCGGCAACTTCCTAG
- a CDS encoding universal stress protein, translating to MGGIIVVGVDGSETAKRAAESARNLAAGLGASLHVVSAFDSDRTEVFGSGSDRWIVSDADAAEQVARTVAESLGRDVPVTYSAARGRPADALIKEAVRMDARVIVVGNRRMHGIGRVLGSVANSVAHNAPCDVYIANTYDAD from the coding sequence ATGGGTGGAATCATCGTTGTAGGGGTTGACGGCAGCGAGACCGCGAAGAGGGCGGCGGAGTCGGCCAGGAACCTGGCTGCAGGACTGGGCGCTTCACTGCACGTCGTGTCAGCCTTCGACAGCGACCGGACCGAGGTCTTCGGCAGCGGCAGCGACCGGTGGATCGTGTCCGATGCCGACGCCGCAGAGCAGGTGGCACGGACCGTGGCTGAGTCGCTGGGCCGCGACGTCCCGGTCACCTATTCCGCAGCCCGGGGACGGCCCGCAGACGCCCTCATCAAGGAAGCCGTCCGCATGGATGCCCGCGTGATCGTCGTGGGAAACCGGCGCATGCACGGCATCGGCCGTGTCCTTGGCAGCGTGGCCAACAGCGTGGCCCACAACGCCCCGTGCGACGTGTACATCGCCAACACCTACGACGCCGACTAA
- a CDS encoding PLP-dependent aminotransferase family protein: MTHETLDAPAGTLPAEAIDAIERAATSAHRHEGLFSERAANIRQSAVRDVFDISMRPGLVSLAGGSPYLQSLPLDRLAATAAKIIADDGLTALQYGAGQGTAELRAQICEVMAAEGILDALPQNVVITAGSQSAQDVATKLFCNPGDVVLVEDPTYVGALNTFEAYQVRVETVEMDQYGLVPELLEARIAALQLAGKSIKFLYTIPNFNNPSGITLARERRQQVVDICRRANILVLEDNPYGLLRFEGEPLPPLRAANPDDVIYLGSFSKIFAPGLRIGWALVPEHLQRRYYLAAESVTLCPPALNQMLVSAYLRDYDWKGQIETYRGLYAERCRAMLAALKEYMPAGTTWTSPQGGFFVWVTLPEGVDTYPLLHKAIDAGVVFIPGAAFTPSDEPSNKLRLAFSAVPPDAIAEGVRRLAPVLQEAMAAL; encoded by the coding sequence GTGACCCACGAAACACTTGACGCCCCGGCCGGAACTCTGCCCGCCGAAGCCATCGATGCGATCGAGCGCGCGGCCACGTCCGCCCACCGCCACGAGGGACTGTTTTCCGAGCGGGCGGCCAACATCCGCCAGTCGGCCGTCCGGGATGTTTTCGACATCTCGATGCGGCCGGGACTGGTTTCCCTGGCGGGCGGAAGCCCGTACCTGCAGTCACTTCCCCTGGACCGCCTGGCAGCGACGGCGGCAAAAATCATTGCCGACGACGGACTCACGGCCCTTCAATACGGCGCCGGGCAGGGTACCGCGGAGCTCCGGGCACAGATCTGCGAGGTCATGGCCGCCGAGGGAATCCTGGATGCCCTGCCGCAGAACGTGGTGATCACGGCAGGCTCACAGTCGGCCCAGGACGTGGCCACCAAGCTCTTCTGCAATCCGGGAGACGTGGTCCTGGTGGAGGATCCCACCTACGTGGGGGCGCTGAACACCTTTGAGGCCTACCAGGTGCGGGTGGAGACCGTGGAGATGGACCAGTACGGCCTGGTCCCGGAGCTTCTGGAGGCGCGGATCGCGGCCCTGCAGCTTGCGGGCAAAAGCATCAAGTTCCTCTACACCATCCCCAACTTCAACAATCCTTCCGGGATCACGCTGGCCAGGGAACGGCGCCAGCAGGTGGTCGATATATGCCGCAGGGCGAATATCCTGGTCCTGGAGGACAACCCCTACGGACTGCTGCGCTTTGAAGGTGAGCCTTTGCCTCCCCTGCGCGCCGCCAACCCGGACGACGTCATCTACCTCGGCTCCTTCTCCAAGATCTTTGCCCCCGGCCTCCGCATCGGCTGGGCCCTGGTGCCTGAACACCTGCAGCGCCGGTATTACCTCGCCGCGGAATCGGTGACGCTCTGCCCGCCGGCCCTGAACCAGATGCTGGTCTCCGCCTACCTCCGCGACTACGACTGGAAAGGCCAGATCGAAACCTACCGCGGGCTGTATGCCGAACGCTGCCGCGCCATGCTGGCAGCACTCAAGGAGTACATGCCGGCGGGGACCACCTGGACCAGCCCGCAGGGGGGCTTCTTCGTCTGGGTGACCCTGCCCGAAGGCGTTGACACCTACCCGCTGCTGCACAAGGCGATCGATGCCGGCGTCGTGTTCATCCCCGGCGCCGCCTTCACGCCGTCGGACGAACCGTCCAACAAGCTGCGGCTCGCGTTCAGCGCCGTTCCCCCCGACGCCATCGCCGAGGGTGTGCGCAGATTGGCGCCGGTGCTGCAGGAAGCCATGGCGGCGCTGTAG
- a CDS encoding alpha-ketoacid dehydrogenase subunit beta, protein MTTMTIAKAINEGLRATLAAHPKSLLMGEDIGPLGGVYRVTDGLIGEFGPDRVVDTPLAESGIIGTAIGLALRGYSPVCEIQFDGFVFPGFNQITTQLAKIHSRSNGNLSVPVVIRIPYGGGIGSIEHHSESPEALFAHTAGLRIITPSNPHDAYWMIQQAVECQDPVIVFEPKRRYWLKGDVDVEAPGPSEDPFKAHVLREGTDATVVAYGPLVPVALAAANAAEEDGRSIEVIDLRSISPIDFDTVTASVRKTGRLIVTHEAPTFGGIGGEIAARISERAFHSLEAPVIRVGGFHMPYPVAKVEEDYLPDIDRILEALDRALSY, encoded by the coding sequence ATGACCACCATGACCATCGCGAAGGCCATCAACGAAGGCCTTCGCGCCACTTTGGCCGCACACCCCAAATCACTGCTGATGGGCGAGGACATCGGTCCGCTCGGTGGCGTCTACCGGGTCACGGACGGGCTGATCGGTGAGTTCGGCCCGGACCGCGTGGTGGACACCCCGCTGGCCGAGTCCGGGATCATCGGCACCGCCATCGGCCTGGCCCTCCGGGGATACAGCCCGGTCTGCGAGATCCAGTTCGACGGCTTCGTCTTCCCCGGCTTCAACCAGATCACCACCCAGCTCGCCAAAATCCATTCGCGCAGCAACGGCAACCTCAGCGTGCCCGTGGTCATCCGGATTCCATACGGCGGGGGCATCGGCTCCATTGAACACCACTCCGAATCCCCGGAGGCACTGTTCGCCCACACGGCGGGCCTGCGCATCATCACCCCGTCCAATCCGCATGACGCCTACTGGATGATCCAGCAGGCCGTTGAATGCCAGGACCCGGTGATCGTCTTCGAACCCAAGCGCCGCTACTGGCTCAAGGGCGACGTTGATGTCGAGGCACCCGGGCCGTCGGAGGATCCGTTCAAGGCCCACGTCCTTCGTGAGGGCACAGACGCCACCGTGGTGGCCTATGGCCCCCTGGTGCCCGTGGCGCTGGCAGCCGCGAACGCAGCGGAGGAGGACGGCAGGAGCATCGAGGTCATCGACCTCCGGTCAATCTCCCCGATCGATTTCGACACCGTCACCGCCTCCGTCCGAAAGACCGGGCGGCTGATCGTCACGCACGAGGCTCCCACATTCGGCGGAATCGGCGGCGAGATCGCAGCCCGGATCAGCGAGCGGGCGTTCCACTCCCTTGAGGCGCCCGTGATCCGCGTCGGCGGGTTCCACATGCCCTACCCCGTTGCCAAGGTGGAGGAAGACTACCTTCCGGACATCGACCGCATCCTGGAGGCGCTGGACCGCGCCCTCTCCTACTGA
- a CDS encoding dihydrolipoamide acetyltransferase family protein, with product MTLNKFNLPDVGEGLTEAEVVSWKVKPGDTVAVNDVICEIETAKSIVELPSPFAGTVTELLVEEGVTVDVGTAIISVSDEVSGDPTPADVRAPQAVPAAVTPAELPAQPLYGKLSADAGEAGSAGTPSAAPLVGSGPKADAVKRRPRKTAPAAAVTVNAPEVEPVQPRTAAEVSAAEPAVVDTRPTLGGTITGLVNRVLAKPPVRKIARDLGIDLADVVATGSRGEVTREDLVSYQAQRDAELDKADGFWGKAGKPQDQRVESIPVKGVRKATAKAMVESAFAAPHVSIFVDVDASRTMEFVKRLKASRDFEGIRVSPLLILAKAVIWAAARNPSVNAAWVDNEDGSAEIQVKHFMNLGIAAATPRGLMVPNIKNAQDLSLKELALALNDLATTARAGKTQPAQMQGGTLTITNIGALGIDTGTPIINPGEVAIVAFGTIKQKPWVLDGEVIPRWITTLGGSFDHRVVDGDLSARFMADVAAILEEPALLLD from the coding sequence ATGACCCTGAACAAGTTCAACCTGCCCGACGTCGGCGAGGGCCTCACCGAGGCGGAAGTCGTCTCCTGGAAGGTCAAGCCCGGCGACACCGTCGCGGTCAATGACGTCATCTGCGAGATCGAAACCGCTAAGTCGATCGTGGAGCTGCCGTCCCCCTTCGCCGGAACAGTCACCGAACTGCTGGTGGAGGAAGGGGTGACTGTCGACGTCGGGACCGCCATCATCAGCGTCAGCGACGAAGTTTCCGGGGACCCGACCCCCGCCGACGTCCGCGCGCCCCAGGCTGTCCCCGCCGCCGTTACTCCCGCTGAATTACCTGCCCAGCCGCTCTACGGCAAGCTCTCAGCGGATGCGGGGGAGGCCGGGAGTGCCGGTACCCCGTCCGCCGCTCCCCTGGTGGGTTCAGGACCCAAGGCCGACGCCGTCAAGCGGCGCCCGCGGAAGACTGCACCCGCGGCTGCCGTGACGGTCAACGCCCCGGAGGTTGAACCTGTCCAGCCCCGCACGGCCGCCGAGGTTTCCGCCGCGGAACCTGCCGTCGTCGACACCCGGCCAACCCTTGGCGGCACCATCACGGGCCTGGTCAACCGGGTGCTGGCCAAGCCTCCGGTCCGCAAAATTGCCCGCGACCTGGGCATCGACCTCGCCGACGTTGTTGCCACCGGTTCCCGCGGCGAGGTGACGCGCGAGGACCTGGTGAGCTACCAGGCGCAGCGCGACGCCGAACTGGACAAGGCGGACGGTTTCTGGGGCAAGGCCGGGAAGCCGCAGGACCAGCGCGTCGAAAGCATTCCGGTCAAGGGCGTCCGCAAGGCCACGGCAAAGGCGATGGTGGAATCGGCGTTCGCGGCACCGCACGTCAGCATCTTCGTGGACGTCGACGCCAGCCGCACCATGGAGTTCGTCAAGCGGCTCAAGGCCTCCCGGGACTTCGAGGGCATCAGGGTCTCGCCGCTGCTCATCCTTGCCAAGGCCGTCATCTGGGCCGCCGCAAGGAACCCCAGCGTGAACGCAGCCTGGGTGGACAACGAGGACGGCAGCGCCGAGATCCAGGTCAAGCACTTCATGAACCTGGGCATCGCCGCGGCCACTCCGCGCGGCCTCATGGTGCCCAACATCAAGAATGCGCAGGACCTGTCACTGAAGGAGCTGGCCCTGGCGCTGAACGACCTGGCCACCACGGCCAGGGCGGGGAAGACCCAGCCGGCGCAGATGCAGGGCGGGACGCTGACCATCACCAACATCGGCGCCCTGGGCATCGACACCGGGACGCCCATCATCAATCCGGGCGAGGTGGCCATCGTTGCCTTCGGAACCATCAAGCAGAAGCCCTGGGTCCTGGACGGAGAGGTGATTCCCCGCTGGATCACCACCCTCGGGGGATCCTTCGACCACCGCGTGGTGGATGGTGACCTGTCCGCCCGCTTCATGGCCGACGTCGCAGCCATCCTGGAGGAGCCCGCGCTCCTCCTGGACTAG
- a CDS encoding TetR/AcrR family transcriptional regulator translates to MTPVTAAERSDAARNRERLLLAARELIEQGGAAALTMDRLAEQAGVGKGTVFRRFGSRAGLMLTLLNDSEAAFQARFLFGPPPLGPGAPPLDRLIAFGTERIAYVVEYGDLVLAAGNASRGKFEVPAAALWDRHVEMLLREGGMDSPEPWLMAGSLNATLDPERLLHLIREDGVTRERLATSWRDLVTRVVTGA, encoded by the coding sequence ATGACCCCGGTAACGGCCGCGGAACGCAGCGATGCTGCCCGCAACCGGGAACGCCTCCTGCTGGCTGCCCGGGAACTGATCGAGCAGGGTGGAGCCGCTGCGCTCACCATGGACCGGCTGGCCGAACAGGCCGGCGTGGGCAAGGGCACCGTCTTCCGCCGCTTCGGCAGCCGGGCCGGGTTGATGCTGACCTTGCTGAACGACTCCGAGGCCGCGTTTCAAGCCCGGTTCCTGTTCGGACCGCCGCCACTGGGGCCAGGTGCTCCGCCGCTCGACCGGCTGATCGCCTTCGGAACCGAGCGGATCGCCTACGTGGTGGAATACGGGGACCTGGTGCTTGCTGCCGGAAATGCTTCCAGGGGAAAGTTCGAAGTACCTGCCGCCGCCCTCTGGGACCGGCATGTGGAGATGCTGCTGCGCGAAGGCGGGATGGATTCCCCGGAACCCTGGCTGATGGCCGGATCCCTCAACGCCACCCTCGATCCCGAGCGGCTCCTGCACCTGATCCGTGAAGATGGCGTCACACGCGAACGGCTGGCAACATCCTGGCGCGACCTTGTGACACGGGTTGTCACGGGCGCGTAG
- a CDS encoding ABC transporter permease — protein sequence MTNLNAVDPAAVAQDAHLESADVVIGKTTIIFRRFLRNKTAVAGLAIFLALTVFSFIGGFFTQWDKETIDPFNIGMPPSADHYLGTSQAGIDLYAMTVEGTRISILIGLVVGLVSVLIAAVYGCTMAYFGGKVDKVMLFILEALIMMPALLVVAVATSGGGAGLKRDLPSWLLLIIVLLVFSWMGTARLIRSMSMSLMQRDFVKAAQYMGVPPRRIVWRHLVPNIGSLLILDITRGVTAAILAEVAFSFIGIGIKVPDVSLGVLIGQATSQVQTFPWMFWVPLTVMFLLTGSLAMMNDGLRDAFDPSSTSSGKAKKAKTRKITAEKKAA from the coding sequence ATGACCAACCTGAACGCCGTTGACCCGGCAGCAGTGGCGCAGGACGCGCACCTGGAAAGCGCCGACGTCGTCATTGGCAAAACCACCATCATCTTCCGCCGCTTCCTGCGCAACAAGACCGCAGTGGCCGGCCTGGCCATCTTCCTGGCCCTGACCGTTTTCTCGTTCATCGGCGGTTTCTTCACCCAATGGGACAAGGAAACCATCGACCCCTTCAACATCGGCATGCCCCCGTCGGCCGACCACTACCTCGGGACGTCGCAGGCAGGGATCGACCTGTACGCCATGACCGTGGAGGGCACCAGGATTTCCATCCTGATCGGCCTGGTGGTGGGACTGGTGTCGGTCCTGATCGCCGCGGTCTACGGCTGCACCATGGCCTACTTCGGCGGCAAGGTGGACAAGGTCATGCTGTTCATCCTCGAAGCGCTGATCATGATGCCGGCGCTCCTGGTGGTTGCTGTAGCCACCAGCGGCGGCGGTGCAGGCCTGAAACGCGACCTGCCCTCGTGGCTTCTGCTCATCATCGTCCTGCTGGTGTTCAGCTGGATGGGCACCGCCCGCCTGATCCGCTCCATGTCCATGTCGCTGATGCAGCGTGACTTCGTCAAGGCGGCCCAGTACATGGGTGTCCCGCCGCGCCGGATCGTCTGGCGGCACCTGGTGCCGAACATCGGCTCGCTGCTGATCCTGGACATCACCCGCGGCGTCACCGCAGCCATCCTGGCCGAGGTCGCCTTCTCCTTCATCGGCATCGGCATCAAGGTCCCGGACGTGAGCCTGGGCGTGCTGATCGGCCAGGCCACCTCCCAGGTGCAGACCTTCCCCTGGATGTTCTGGGTGCCGCTCACCGTAATGTTCCTGCTGACCGGCTCCCTGGCCATGATGAACGACGGCCTGCGCGACGCCTTTGACCCCAGCTCAACTTCCAGCGGCAAGGCAAAGAAAGCCAAAACCCGGAAAATCACCGCGGAAAAGAAGGCGGCATGA
- a CDS encoding ABC transporter permease, with product MLKYLAKRGITYVVMIFLTTSAGYFLAVSSLKPALLEQERIPRPTPEQVANSMRLKGLDPDLSPWERYVDWLTGIVTRWDWGRSPNGAYINAEFGDRVWISTRLFLASIILTLVIGVALGVYSAARQYKFQDRVITSYSYLAYIVPAPIAYFLVQLGAININESVGDRIFFVTGISTPGIAPGWAQFVDMLAHYAVPTVAITLVGWGAYQIAQRQYLLDNVNADFVRTARAKGLTRNQAIARHALRVSFIPVAQSIAFTIPAIFAGGFFAEKIFAWPGVGSWSIDAISLQDVNAATATLAYGSVIFALGAILADFATTLVDPRVRVQ from the coding sequence ATGCTCAAGTACCTCGCCAAGCGCGGCATCACGTATGTGGTGATGATCTTCCTCACCACGTCCGCCGGCTACTTCCTGGCCGTCAGCTCGCTTAAGCCGGCGCTGCTCGAGCAGGAACGGATCCCCCGGCCCACCCCGGAGCAGGTGGCCAATTCCATGCGGCTGAAGGGCCTGGACCCGGACCTCAGCCCGTGGGAGCGCTACGTTGACTGGCTCACCGGAATCGTCACCCGCTGGGACTGGGGCCGCAGCCCCAACGGCGCCTACATCAACGCCGAGTTCGGGGACCGGGTCTGGATTTCCACCCGGCTTTTCCTGGCATCGATCATCCTGACCCTGGTCATCGGCGTCGCGCTCGGCGTCTATTCGGCGGCACGCCAGTACAAGTTCCAGGACCGGGTCATCACGTCCTACAGCTACCTCGCGTACATCGTGCCGGCGCCCATCGCCTACTTCCTGGTGCAGCTGGGCGCCATCAACATCAACGAATCCGTGGGCGACCGGATCTTCTTCGTCACCGGCATCTCCACCCCCGGCATCGCGCCGGGCTGGGCCCAGTTCGTGGACATGCTGGCCCACTATGCAGTCCCCACAGTGGCCATCACCCTTGTGGGGTGGGGCGCGTACCAGATTGCCCAGCGGCAATACCTGCTGGACAACGTGAACGCCGACTTTGTCCGCACCGCACGCGCCAAAGGGCTGACCCGCAACCAGGCCATTGCCCGGCACGCACTGCGCGTCTCCTTCATTCCGGTGGCCCAGAGCATCGCCTTCACCATCCCGGCCATCTTCGCCGGCGGCTTCTTCGCGGAAAAGATCTTCGCCTGGCCGGGTGTGGGGTCCTGGAGCATCGACGCCATCTCGCTGCAGGACGTCAACGCGGCCACGGCCACCTTGGCATACGGCTCCGTGATCTTCGCCCTGGGCGCCATCCTCGCGGACTTCGCCACCACGCTTGTCGACCCGAGAGTGCGGGTGCAGTAG